The nucleotide sequence CGTCGACACCAGCGGCCTCGATCCACGACAGTGGCCCGCCGTCGGCGACCGGATACGCGTCGTGCCCAACCACGCCTGCACCGCGGTCAATCTCGTCGACGAACTCGTGGCCCGTCATCCGTCCGGGACGCTGGAACGCTGGCCGGTCACCGCGCGCGGCCGTAACAGCTGAGCCGAGTGCGATCGGGGGTCGGCCGCGGTCGCAGGCGGTACGGCCTCATATCGGCCTGATATCAGCCCGTCCCCCGGATCAGCCCCGGATCGGCCTCAGGTCAGCGTGGCTCGAGGACCACAACCGGGATCTGCCGATTCGTCTTGGACTCGTACTCGGCGAATCCGGGGTAGCGGAGCTTCTGCTCCTCCCAGATCCGGGTGCGCTCCTCGTCCCCGGCGACTCTCGCGCGGACGGGCTTGGTCTCGCTACCGATCTCGACGCTGGTGTCCGGATGGGCGAGCAGGTTGTGGAACCAGGCCGGGTTCTCCGGAGCGCCGCCCTTGGAGGCGAACACCGCGTAACCACCCTCGACGGCCTGGTACATCACCGGGTGCACCCGCTCGGTCCCGGACTTGGCTCCGAAGCTGTGCAGCAACAGCAACGGCGCGCCTTCGAACTGACCGCCCACCTTGCCGTCGTGGGCACGAAATTCGTCGATGATCTGAGCGTTCCAGTCCGCCATCGTGCGTCCTCGTCTCTCGTCCTCGGCTCGCTCGCGAGGGTTCGGCGCCGGGTACCGGCCTGCGTCTCGACGCTACCGGTACGGTCTGGGCTGTGGTAGCGATTCGTTTGGAACCAATGGGCGAACAGCATCTGGACGGCGTGCGAAGCCTCGTCCTCGATCCGAGCACCCGGCGCTTCACCCGCATCCCCGAGCCGCCGCCGGACGGGTTCGAGCGGACCTGGCTGGCCCGCTACCAACAGGGCCGGCTCGACGGCAGCCGGGAGTGCTTCGCCATCTTGGACGAGGCCTCCGGCGAGTTCTACGGCCTCGTCATGGCCCCGACGCTGGACGCCGAGGAGTCCACGGCCGAACTCGGCTACGCCGTGCTGTCCACAGCCCGCGGCCGGGGCATCGCGTCCGCCGCCCTGGCCGAACTGTCCCGCTGGACCTTCGCCCGCGGCATCCACCGGATCGAGTTGCTGATCAGCGCGGAGAATCCAGCGTCCAAGGCGGTCGCCCTGCGGTGCGGTTACCGCTACGAAGGCACGCATCGGTCGATGCACGTCAAGGGCGAGTTCCGCGAGGACACCGAGCGCTGGGCGCGCCTGGCCACCGACACCTGATCGGTGGCCGGTCGGGCAGACTGGGGCCGTGACTCCGGCCAAGCCCACCCGCCGCAGCGCCGGACTGCTGCTGTTCCGTCGCGCGCCCGGATCGACGGGCATCGAGGTGCTGATCGCCCACACCGGCGGACCGTTCTGGGCGAAGAAGGACACGGCGGCCTGGTCGATTCCCAAGGGCGAGTACGAGGCCGACGAACCTGCGCTGGACGCCGCTCGGCGCGAGTTCACCGAGGAGCTCGGGCTGCCGGTGCCCGATGGTGAGTTCATCGACCTCGGTGACGTCACCCAGAAGAACGGCAAGATCGTCACGGCCTGGGCGTTGGAGGCCGACCTCGATCCGGCTGCGGTCGTGCCCGGCACGTTCTCGATGGAGTTGCCGCGAGGCTCCGGTCGCTTCGTCGAGGTCCCCGAGGTGGACCGCGTGGCCTGGTTCACCCCCGAGCAGGCCGGTCCCCGCCTGTTCGCAGGGCAGTCGGAGTTTCTGGACCGGCTGCTCGATCGCGTGAGCGCGGGCCCCGGCGCCTCCTGACCGCTTCACCCGCCCGTACCCGGCGGACTTTCGTGCTGCACGGGCGGAAACCGGCCACACGGCCCTGGGGGTAACGCCCGGTCGGTGAAAGGATGGCGGAACCCGTCCAACTCACCGGAGGTCTGGCCCATGCTCCTGCCGATGTCGCCGACCGACTCGATGTTCCTCACCGTCGAGGCCCGGCAACGTCCGATGCACGTCGGCGGGCTGCACCTGTACCGACCGCCCCCCGACGCCGGGCCCGACTACGTCCATGACCTGTATCGCCAGTGGACGTCGGTCACCGAAGTCGCGCCGCTGTTCCGCAAGCGGCCGGCCCGGTCGCTGATCAGCATGGGCCAGTGGGGCTGGGAAGAGGACCAGCAGTTCGACATCGAGCATCACGTCCGGCACAACGCGCTGCCCAAGCCGGGGCGCATCCTGGAGCTGCTCGCCTTGAGCTCGCGCCTGCACAGCACCCTGCTCGACCGAAACCGGCCGTTGTGGGAAGCGCACCTCATCGAAGGTCTGGCCGATGGCCGGTTCGCGATCTACTTCAAGATCCACCACGCCCTGGTCGACGGGATCTCGGCCGCGCGCCTGGTCGGCCGGGTGCTGTCGCCGAGCCCGGAGGAGCGGAACCAGCCCGCACCCTGGGCGGCTCGCCCGCCGACGCCGCAACCGGTCTCCGAGCCGGAGCTGGCGACCGAGGCCGGAGGCGCCTTCGAGACCGCGACCTCAGCACTGCGGTCGGCGCTGGGGATCGCCGGTGACGCGGCCGGGATCCCGAAGGTTCTGGCCCGGACGGTGAAGCGCGGGTTGCGCGACGAGCCGGCTCCGGTCTCCTTCTCCGCCCCCAAGACGATCTTCAACGTGCCGATCACCGGTTCGCGTCGCATCGCCGCCCAGTCGTGGCCACTGAGCCGCATCAGGCGCGTCGGAAAGTCCGGTGGGGCCACGGTCAACGACGTCGTCCTGGCGATGTGCGCCGGCGCACTGCGGGCCTACCTGACCGAA is from Jatrophihabitans telluris and encodes:
- a CDS encoding GNAT family N-acetyltransferase; this encodes MGEQHLDGVRSLVLDPSTRRFTRIPEPPPDGFERTWLARYQQGRLDGSRECFAILDEASGEFYGLVMAPTLDAEESTAELGYAVLSTARGRGIASAALAELSRWTFARGIHRIELLISAENPASKAVALRCGYRYEGTHRSMHVKGEFREDTERWARLATDT
- a CDS encoding NUDIX domain-containing protein, producing the protein MTPAKPTRRSAGLLLFRRAPGSTGIEVLIAHTGGPFWAKKDTAAWSIPKGEYEADEPALDAARREFTEELGLPVPDGEFIDLGDVTQKNGKIVTAWALEADLDPAAVVPGTFSMELPRGSGRFVEVPEVDRVAWFTPEQAGPRLFAGQSEFLDRLLDRVSAGPGAS
- a CDS encoding nitroreductase family deazaflavin-dependent oxidoreductase: MADWNAQIIDEFRAHDGKVGGQFEGAPLLLLHSFGAKSGTERVHPVMYQAVEGGYAVFASKGGAPENPAWFHNLLAHPDTSVEIGSETKPVRARVAGDEERTRIWEEQKLRYPGFAEYESKTNRQIPVVVLEPR
- a CDS encoding WS/DGAT/MGAT family O-acyltransferase gives rise to the protein MLLPMSPTDSMFLTVEARQRPMHVGGLHLYRPPPDAGPDYVHDLYRQWTSVTEVAPLFRKRPARSLISMGQWGWEEDQQFDIEHHVRHNALPKPGRILELLALSSRLHSTLLDRNRPLWEAHLIEGLADGRFAIYFKIHHALVDGISAARLVGRVLSPSPEERNQPAPWAARPPTPQPVSEPELATEAGGAFETATSALRSALGIAGDAAGIPKVLARTVKRGLRDEPAPVSFSAPKTIFNVPITGSRRIAAQSWPLSRIRRVGKSGGATVNDVVLAMCAGALRAYLTELEALPDTSLIAMVPVALNARDLKREGGNAVGAVMCNLGTHLPDAGQRLAAVVRSMTDGKEALSSMTPLQILAMSALGTGPLLLQGIPGLQNLARPPFNLIISNVPGPRRPLYLNGARLDGMYPLSIPFDGQALNITCTSYASEMAFGLTGCRRTVPHLQRLLGHLDRALTDLELAVQAVA